The proteins below are encoded in one region of Telopea speciosissima isolate NSW1024214 ecotype Mountain lineage chromosome 10, Tspe_v1, whole genome shotgun sequence:
- the LOC122641782 gene encoding heterodimeric geranylgeranyl pyrophosphate synthase small subunit, chloroplastic-like, whose protein sequence is MEGFAAPLRQITTSPSTGDPNRSFPQYRYQNKPMKVAMPHNSNLPSYWASISADIEDHLKQSVPVRPPLSVYEPMNYLVFSAPRTMAPALSIAACELVGGQPEKAIPAASVLHLMYAASTVHQRLLQSGRAKSPTTNYTVDHHNNTFPAGVELLTGDGIFSFGYELLARPFQDNKPERILRVIMEITHAMGAQGMVEGQYLQLCRSGSESDYDMASDGKVGWSIEKMEGGLYACGAACGAILGGATKEETERLRSFGRYVGIIHGMITSMDDSDDGEHEKKEGLSEVLEKLRSLALKELECFDHQRMVEIISSILHLDSLLQFTHKQTQSLS, encoded by the coding sequence ATGGAAGGCTTCGCAGCACCTCTCAGGCAAATCACAACCTCTCCTTCTACCGGAGATCCCAACCGTTCATTCCCCCAATATCGTTACCAAAACAAGCCCATGAAGGTAGCCATGCCACACAACAGCAACTTACCATCATACTGGGCTTCCATAAGCGCCGACATCGAAGACCACCTCAAGCAGTCCGTTCCAGTACGCCCACCTTTATCAGTGTACGAGCCTATGAACTACCTTGTCTTCTCTGCCCCAAGAACCATGGCTCCAGCTCTAAGCATCGCCGCTTGCGAGCTCGTCGGAGGCCAGCCGGAAAAAGCCATCCCCGCGGCGTCGGTGCTTCACCTTATGTATGCCGCATCAACGGTTCACCAGCGCCTCCTACAATCAGGCCGAGCGAAGAGTCCCACCACCAATTACACGGTGGACCACCATAATAACACATTCCCTGCGGGTGTCGAGCTCCTCACAGGTGACGGCATCTTTAGTTTCGGGTATGAATTGTTGGCCCGACCATTTCAGGATAATAAACCCGAACGGATCTTGAGGGTGATTATGGAGATCACGCATGCAATGGGGGCACAAGGAATGGTGGAGGGGCAGTACCTACAGCTGTGCCGCAGTGGATCAGAATCGGACTATGATATGGCATCTGATGGTAAGGTTGGGTGGAGTATTGAGAAGATGGAAGGTGGGCTTTACGCGTGTGGAGCTGCTTGTGGAGCTATCTTGGGGGGGGCTACTAAGGAGGAAACGGAGAGGCTTAGAAGCTTTGGACGTTATGTGGGTATTATACATGGGATGATTACATCAAtggatgatagtgatgatggtgaacatgagaagaaggaaggattgaGTGAAGTGTTGGAGAAGCTTAGATCGTTGGCTCTCAAGGAATTGGAATGTTTTGATCATCAACGAATGGTTGAGATCATTTCAAGCATTCTTCATTTGGATTCACTGCTTCAGTTCACCCACAAACAAACTCAGTCACTCAGTTAA